Sequence from the Catenuloplanes indicus genome:
TGCGGTGCCGAAGTCGAGGCTGGCGGAGAGGTCCAGCGCGATCCACGTCTCCAGCTCCCGGTCGGCGACCGTACGGCGCACGTGCGGGACCGTGGTGCGCGCGGTGACCGGCCAGTCCATCCGGCGCACGTCGTCGCCGGGCGAGTACTCCCGGGACTCCCCGGCCTCGGTGCCGGGGCCGGGGAGCAGGCCGGCGTAGTCGCCCTGGAGCAGGCCGTCGAGTTTCCGGGTGACGAGCAGTTGCAGCCGGGAGAGGACCGCCTCGGAGCGGGTCGACTCGGCCGGTGCGAGGCCCCGGATCATCCGATCACCGGGCCCCGGGCCAGCCGGCCGGTGCGGGCTGCGCGCCCGGGGTGGCGCCCTGGCGCGGGGTGACCGAGGGCAGCGGGACGGTCGCCATGATCCGGGCGACGACGTGGTCGGCCGGCACGTCGTCGGCGAGCGCGTCGTAGCTGAGCACCAGCCGGTGGCGCAGGATGTCCGGCGCGATGTCCTGCATGTCCTGCGGCAGCGCGTAGTCCCGGCCGCGGAGCAGCGCGAGCGCGCGGGTGGCGCGGACGATGCCGAGCGACGCACGCGGGCTGGCGCCGTACTGGATCAGCCGGGCCACGTCCTGCATGCCGTGCGCGGCCGGATCGCGGGTGGCGAGCACCACCCGTACCGCGTAGTCGATCAGCGCGTTGTGCACGAATACCTGGTCGGCCTTTTGCTGCAGCTTGATCAGGTCGTGCGGCGTGAAGATCGCCATCGGCTCGGGGGCGCGCACGCCCATCCGGTAGACGATCTCACGTTCCTCCGCGTCCGTCGGGTAGCCGACCACGATCTTCATCAGGAAGCGGTCGCGCTGCGCCTCGGGCAGCGGGTAGACGCCCTCCTGCTCGATCGGGTTCTGCGTGGCCATCACCAGGAACGGGTGCGGGACGCGGTGGCTCTCGCCGCCGATCGACACCTGCTGCTCGGCCATCACCTCGAGCAGCGCCGACTGCACCTTCGCGGGCGCACGGTTGATCTCGTCGGCGAGCAGGAAGTTGACGAAGACCGGGCCGAGTTCCACGTCGAACTTCTCGCTGGACTGCCGGTAGATGCGGGTGCCGACGATGTCGGCGGGAACCAGGTCGGGCGTGAACTGGACCCGGGAGAACGTGCCGCCGACCACCTTGGCCAGCGTCTCGACCGCGAGCGTCTTGGCCACGCCGGGCACGCCCTCGATCAGGCAGTGGCCGCGGGCGAGCAGTGCCACGAACATCCGCTCGACCATCCGGTCCTGGCCGACGATGACGCGTTTGACCTCGAAGAGCGCCCGCTCGACCTGGGTGGCGTCCTGCGCCGGAGTGGTGCCCTGCGGAGCCGGCGGAGCCTCCGGCTCACTGTCGGAAACGGGCACCTCGGGCGTGGTCTCTTCGGCCACCGGTCCTCCACGAAATGGGTGTTGTTCTTGTGATCAAAGGCTAGTCCGCGGAACCCACCAAGCGTGACACGTCCCGATTCCGGCCGCTTCAGACAACCACACTTGCCTGACACCGGGCTGGGAGTACGCCGGGAGTCTCCGGGGACTCGCCGTGGGTGGGTGGACAGGTGCCACGGTCCCGTGTGTACCATTTCAGCCGTCGCCGGGCGGCTTCCCCCGTGGCTGCCCGGCGACCCATCAGCCGCATCGAGAAACCCGGGGTTCGTGCCGATGACCGAGCCCCAGGAGCCGATCTGCTCGGCGAAGGGCTGCAGACAACCGGCATCGTGGCGGCTGCTGTGGAACAATCCCGCGCTGCACACGCCGGACCGGCGCAAGACCTGGCTGGCCTGCGACGATCATCGCGAGCACCTCTCCGGTTTCCTGGACGCCCGCCGGTTCCTGCGCGCGGTCGAGCCGTTCTGAACGCGGCGTTCCCGGCGCACGGCAGAATCCCCCCGCACCGGCCGCACGCTTCACACACGGCGTTCCCGGCGTCCTGCGACTACCGTGGATGCCGTGACTGAGACGCCCGCACCCATGGACAGCGGTGAAGTGCGCATCAACGCGCTGGAGCCATGGCCGGACACGGTCGACTGGCGCCCGGTGTCGCACGACCTGATCTGGGTCGAGCTGGTGCGCCTCGCGATCTGGCTGGTGATCATGCTGGGCGCGATGGTCACCGGCTGGGTGCTGGCCGGCCACTGGCTCTTCGGCTCCGGGCTGGGCCTGGTGCTCCTCTTCGGTCTGTGGCGGGCGATCGTGATCGGCCGGGCCGTGCGCGCCTGGGGTTACGCGGAGCGCGAGCGTGACCTGCTGGTCCGGCACGGTCTGCTGGTGCGCCGGCTGTCCATCGTGCCGTACGCGCGGATGCAGTTCGTGGACGTGACCGCCGGTCCGCTGGAGCGCTCGTTCGACCTGGCCACGGTGCAGCTGCACACGGCCGCGGCGGCCAGCGACGCGAAGGTGCCGGGTCTGCGGCCGGCCGAGGCGTCCCGGCTGCGCGACCGGCTGACCGCGCTGGGCGCGGACCGCGCCGAAGGCCTGTAGAGATGAGGGAGACGGACCGCACGCCTCCGTGGGACCGGCCGGCGGAGGACCAGCCCGAGACGGACCGCACGTCACTCGCCGAAGACGGGTCCGCCGAAGAACCGGAACGGCCCGCGGAGGAGCCGGCGACGCCGCCGCGCAAGCGTCTGCACCCGCTGAGCCCGCTGCTGAACGGCGCCCGTACGTTCGTGGTGATCGTCGGCGCGATCTCGCTGTCCCAGGCGTCCGAGTTCGGCTGGCAGCGGTTCGGCATCATGCTGGCGGTGATCTCGGTCGGCGCCGTGGTCTTCTCGCTGATCAACTGGGCGAACACCGGCTATCACGTGGTCGGCCGCGAGCTGCGCATCCACGAGGGCCTGTTCTGGCGGCGCACCCGGGCGATCCCGCTGGAGCGGCTGCAGACCGTGGAGGTGCGGCGCCCGCTGCTGGCCCAGCTGACCGGCCTGGCCGAGCTGCGGCTGGAGGTGGTCGGCGGCGGCAAGACCGAGGCGCCGCTGGCGTTCCTCACGGTCGCGGACGCGGAGGCGCTGCGCGAACGCCTGGTGCGCCTGTCCGGCCACGCCCACGATCAAGATCTCTTCCCGGGTACGGGTACCGGCGCGGCTCTTGAGGCGGAGCACCCGGGGTCGCCGTCACCCGATGCGCCTCCCGCCGCGTACCCCCGGACGGATCTTGATTTTCCGCTGCACGCGGTGCGGAACGCGGATCTCGTGCTGAGCCAGGTGCTCACGCCACAGACGTTCTTCCTGCCGCTCGGCGTGGCGTCGGTGCTGGTCCAGTTCAGCTTCGCCGGTGACTTCAACCCGGTGGCGATCTTCTCCACGCTCGCGGCGGTCGGCGGTGTCATGCTGGCCCCGGCACGCCGGGTGCTCAACGACTGGAGCTTCCGGCTGTGGGACACCCCGCTGCACGGTGAGGGCCGCGGCCTGCGAATGGCGTACGGCCTGCTGGAGACGCGCAACCAGACCGTACCGCTGCACCGGCTTCAGGCCGTGACCGTCACCTGGCCGCTGCTCTGGCGGGCCAAGTCGTGGCTGCGCGTGCGCTTCTCGGTGGCCGGTGTCGCGGGCCCGAGCGACGGCAACGAGCAGCAGTCCGACCGGCTGCTCCCGGTCGGCGACCCGGAGACCGGGCGGCGGCTGGTCGCGCTGGCCATGCCCGGGCTCGACCTGGCCACGGTACGGGTGCAACCGCCGCCGGACCGGGTGCGCTGGCTGCACCCGTTCGCCTGGTCACGGATGGGCGTCGGGCTGAACGCGCGGGTGTTCACGGTGACCAGGGGCGTGGTCACGCGCGAGCTGGTAGCCGTGCCGTACACCCGGATCCAGAGCGTCCGGGTGGTGCAGGGCCCGGTGCAGCGGCGCCTGCGGCTGGCCACCGTGCACGTCGACACCGCGGGCGGCGCCGGTGCGGAGGCGCCGGACCGGGACATCCACGAGGCGTGGGCACTGGCCGCCGCGCTGACCGCCCGCGCACACGCGGCCCAGGCTGCGACGATGAGACCTTGACGGATCCTGCACGGTACATCGGTGTGCGTTGCGCATAGGCTGTGGCCATGGAAGAGCAGCCGGCCCTCACCCCCGGCCTGACCGCGCGCGTCGAGCTGACGGTCAGTGACTCCGACACCGCCCAGGCGGTCGGCTCCGGCGACGTGCCGGTGCTGGCCACGCCCCGGGTGCTGGCGCTGGCCGAGACCGCCACGGTGGCCGCGACCGCCCGGCAGATGCCGAGCGGCACGACCACGGTCGGCGTCCGGGTGGAGCTGACGCACCTGGCGCCCACGCCGATCGGCCGGGCGGTGGCCGCGCAGGCCACGCTGGCCTCGGTCGACGGCCGCCGGCTGATGTTCGACGTGCACGTCACCGAGGTCGCCGACGTGCCGTACGAGGAGCGCCGGGTGATCGCCGAGGGCCGCGTCGAGCGGATGCTGGTCGACCGGCAGCGCTTCCTGTCCAGAGCGTTCGACTGAAGGGTCATCCGTGAGGTTCGTCGAGGTCGCCGATCGTGTCTACGTGCTCCGCTACCCCGTGCTGGACGTCAACTCGACGCTGATCGTCGGGGACGGCGAGGCGCTGCTCGTCGACACGCTCGCCACCGGCCGGCAGGCCGCCGACCTGGGCGAGGCGGCGCGCGCGATCACCAGCTTCCCGTGGGCGGTGGTGAACACGCACCACCACTTCGACCACGCGTTCGGCAACGCCGCGCTGGCCGACGCGATCCGACCGGTGTGGGCGCACGAGGAGGCGAACCGGCTGCTCCTGGCGACCGCGGAGGAGCAACGCGCCACCTGGATCGCGCGCTGGTCCGAGTCCGACCCGGTGCACGCGGCGGACCTGGCCCGGGTGGAGGTGCGCGGCGCGACCGACACGTTCGCCCAGGAGATCCCGCTCGACCTCGGCGGCCGGCTGGTGCACCTCAAGCACCTCGGCCACGGGCACACCGCCGGCGACATCGTGGTGTACGTGCCGGACGCGGGCGTGGTGGTCGCGGGCGACCTGGTCGAGGAGTCGGCGCCGCCGTCCTACGGCGACGACTCCTACCCGTTGCAGTGGCCGGAGACGGTCGCGGCGCTGCTCCGGCTGGAGCCGCTGACCACGATCGTGCCCGGCCACGGCGCCCCGGTCACGCCGGACTTCGTCAAGGCGCAGCACGAGGAGCTGGCCACGGTCGAGTGGACGCTCCGCGAGGCGTACGGCGACGGCGCCCCGGTCGAGGACGCGGCGCACGCGGTCCTGGCGAAGACCACGCTCGGCCTTACCGAGGAGTCCGCGCTGGCGGCGGCCCGGCGGGCGTACGCGGCGCTGTCCTGACCGTCACTCCGGCAGCGTGATGCAGGCCAGGCGGGTGCCGGCGGTGCCCGCCTTGCCCGGCGCGGTCTTGGTGTGCTCCGCGTGGATGACCAGCGAACGCGGCGGTTTCACCTGGTCGAAGCGCCAGGCGACGGTGGTGGAGACGGACGCGGTGCCGGCCACGTCCGTGGTGAAGTCGAGCCAGACCTCGTTGCTGGGGTTGGCGAACGACGGGTCCACGGACGGCGGCGACGCGGCGGCCTTCGGGTCCGGGTGGTGCTGGTAGTGCGGGCCGGCGTCGTCGCCCTTCGCGCCGCAGACGTCGGTGTGCAGGTGCGCGCCGTACGCGCGGGACGGCAGCAGGCCCTCCACGTCAAGCTGCACCATGGTGTCGACCACCGCGGGTGAGACCGTGACCAGCGCGCTGGCGCCGATCGGCACGAGCGCGGGGTCGTACGTGATCGCGGTCTGATCCGCCGCCCAGGCCGCGAACGTGCCACCCTCGGCGTAGGCGCGCAGCACCGACGCGGTGGACGGCGCCGACGGAAGCGCGGTGTCCCGGTCCTCCGACCCGCAGCCGGTGGCCGCCGTGAGCAGCCCCGCCAGCCCGAGCCCGGCCATCAGTGCTCGTCGCATCCCGCCCACTCCCTCTGAATCCGACAACCTCGAATCCGACAAATCATGATATTTCAGTGCCCATTGTTCCAGGGTTCCACTCGCCGATGGTGCGGATGGCCTGGGAGGATCGGGAGAAAATTGATCCGGGAGGCACTTGATGACCTATGCGGTGGTACTGGGCGAGGCACTGATCGACCTGCTGGAGACCGAGCACGAGGGCTTGCCCGTCTACCGTCAGGTGATCGGCGGCGCACCGCTCAACGTGGCGACCGGCATCGCCCGGCTGGCCGGCCCGGGCCGGTCCGAGTTCGGCGGCGCGCTCGGCGACGACGTGCTCGCCACGCGCATCGAGGCGTTCCTCACCGGCGCGGGCGTCGGCACCCGCGCGGTCGCCCGGGTGGCCGCGCCGACCGCGCTCGCGGTGGCCACGTTCGACGGCGCCGACCCGGACTTCCGGTTCTACGGCGAGCCACCGTCGTACGCGCTCTACACGCCCGCCGACGTTCCCGCCGAGCTGACCGCGCGCGCGGCCGTGCTCTACTGCGGCTCGATCAGCCTGCTGCGCGAGCCGTTCGCGGACGCGGCGCGCGCGGCCTGGGCCACGGACGGCCCGCTGCGGATCTTCGACCCGAACGTACGGCCGCGGCTGCTGCCGGACGACGCCGCCTGGAACCGCCAGCGCGCGCTGGTCACCGAGTTCGCCGCGCGCGCCGGCCTGGTCAAGCTCAGCTCGGTGGACGCCGAAGGGCTCTACGGCGCCACCCCGGCCGAGGCCGCGCGCCGGCTGCACGCGCTCGGCGCACCGGTCGTGGTGGTGACCGCGGGCGCCCGCGGCGCGCTCGTCTCCACCGGGGACGAGGAGTCGTTCGTACCCGCGCCGGCCGTCCAGGCGGTGGACGCGACCGGCGCCGGCGACTCCGTGATGGCCGCGCTCGCGTACCGGCTGCTGAACGACGGCCGGCCCACCGGCCACGCCGTCTGGCAGCAGCACGTCGAGTTCGCACTCTCGGTCGCCGCGCTGGTCTGCGAACGGGTCGGCGGCGCCGTCGCGATGCCCACGCCGGAGGACCTGCGCCGCCGCTGGGAGCCCACCACAAAGATCAATTAGCCCCGGGCGGTACGCCAGGGGGCGTGACGACGCGGTAACGTCGGGAGGATAATCCTCGGCGCGGCAGAACACCCCCTCCTGCGCGCCGTCGCCGGCACTCATCCCCCGGGAGGCAGGTCCCATGGCCGAGAAAGAGGCCCCGAAGACGGAGTCGCACGACCCCGACTTCCCCGAGACGCTGCTGCAGTTCATGCGCTCCGGCTGGCGGGACGACTCGCTCACGGTCGCGACCCGGCCGGAGGCCGAGCGCTACGCGGCCCGCCGCGCCCGGCTGTCCGCCGCGTTCCCGGGCGAGACGCTGGTCATCCCGACCGGGCCGGAGAAGGTCCGGGCGAACGACACCGACCACCCGTTCCGGCCGGGCAGCGACTTCGCGTACCTGACCGGCGACCACGACCCGGACGGCGTCCTCGTCATGACGCCGTCCGGCGACGGTCACGACGCCGTGCTCTACACCCGGCCGCGCTCGTCCCGGGAGACCGACGAGTTCTTCCGCAGCCGCGACGGCGAGCTGTGGGTCGGCCGTCGGCACACGCTCGCGGAGAAGTCCACGCTGCTCGGCATCGAGACCGCCGCGCTGCGCGACTCCGAGGCCGCGCTGGCCGGCTGCGCGCCCGCCCGCGCCCGGGTGCTGCGCCGCCTCGACCCGCGCGTGGACGCCGCGATCCGGCCGTTCGACACGGAGAAGGCAGGTGCCCGCGACCGCGAGCTCGCCTGGACGATCTCCGAGCTGAAGCTCCGCAAGGACGAGTGGGAGGTCGCGCAGCTCCAGGCCGCGATCGACGCCACCGTGCGCGGCTTCGAGGACGCGGTCCGGGTCATCCCGGCCGACCGCGGCGTCTCCGAGCGCCTGATCGAGGGCGTCTTCGGCCTGCGCGCCCGGCACGACGGCAACGACGTCGGCTACGGCTCCATCGTGGGCGCCGGCTCGCACGCCACGATCCTGCACTGGGTCCGCAACAACGGCGTCACCACGCCCGGCGAGCTGCTGCTGATGGACATGGGCGTCGAGGGCGAACACCTCTACACCGCGGACGTCACCCGCACCATCCCGGTGAACGGCACGTTCTCCCCGCTGCAGCGCCAGGTCTACGACATCGTGTACGCGTCCCAGCAGGCCGGCATCGACCTGATCAAGCCGGGCGTCAAGTTCAAGGACGTGCACGAGACCTGCATGCGCGTGCTCGCCGAGGGCCTCTCCGACCTCGGCGTGCTCCCGGTCAGCGCGGACGAGGCGATGGACCCGAAGTCCACCGTCTACCGCCGCTGGACGCTGCACGGCTTCGGCCACATGCTCGGCATCGACGTCCACGACTGCGCCCACGCCCGCAAGGAGCACTACCGCGACGGCGAACTCGGCGAGAACTTCGTCCTCACCGTCGAGCCCGGCCTCTACTTCCAGCCCGAGGACGACCTGGTCCCGGCCGAGCTGCGCGGCATCGGCATCCGCATCGAGGACGACGTCCTGGTCACCGCGGAGGGCGCGGTCAACCTCTCGGCCGGCCTGCCCCGCACGTCCGCCGAGGTCGAGACGTGGCTCGCCGCCCAGCGCGCGGAAGGTCCCCGCTTCCCGGGCGCCTGACGTCCCCCGGAACGGGCGGCCGGCCTCACGGACGCCCGTTCCGGCCCGGTCGTGTCACCGCTGCGCTGGTGCCACTCGCTCCGGTAACACGGCCATCGCGCGCCCGATATTTCAGTATTCAGCGGGCCGCGAGCTCGCGGTGGCAGCTCAAGCGGTGGCCGCGACGCGGGCGGTGGGTGCTCAGCGGGAAGCGGTGGCGAGCAGGGCATGGGCCAGAGGCGTCGGGGCGTGATGAGCGGCATTGCCATGGCGGGCGGTGACGAGCAGTCCGGCCGCGCGCAGGACGGACAGGTGCTGGGAGGCCGAGGGGAGACTGATGCCGACCCGGCGGGCCAGGTCGGACGTGGTACCACCGGGCAGGCCGTTGACGGCACGCAGCAGGGCGGCGCGCGAGCGTCCGAGAAGCGCGGCCAGCGGGTCCTCCAGGGCGGCCCGGGAAGCCGGCCCGGCCGGTGAGGCGCGGGCACCCGGCAACAGCGGCTCCGGCGGGAAAGCCGGAGGGGCCGGGGCCGCCGGGGACTCCGGTCCCGCCGGACAGGTCAGGGCCGCCGGGGGCCCCGATCCCGCCGGGCAAGCCGAGGACCCCGGCGCCGCCGGGAAAGCCGGGGCGGGCCGGGACGCGGCAGACGCCGGGCCGCGGGAGGGCCGGCGAGCCGCGGAGGCGGTGGGTGCGCCGGGGCGGCCGGCCGGGGTGATCGGGTAGGCGATGAAGACGGCGCGGGGGTCGGTGCCGACCCAGGGGCGGGTGGCGGCGACCGACGGGATGAAGGTGACGCCCGCGCCGTTGGGACGTAGGTCGAGGTCGTGGGCGGTGTCGACGATCAGGACCGGGTTGTGCCAGCGGACCCGGGGGTGGATGGTGGCGAACAGGCCCTCGACGCCGGTTGCGGCCAGGTCGCGTGTCTTGGCCCGGATGTCGCGGTGGATCTCGACGGCGGCGCCGGCGGTGGCCGGCGCGGTGTGCCGGTCGTGGTGGCGGCGGACGGCGTCGGCCAAGCGGTCGAACGCGGGCCGGTCGCCGGTGGCGAGGCGATGGTGCCAGGCGTTGAGTACGCCGCCGGTGAATCCGAGGAGTTCGCGGCGGACGCGCGGGCGACCGGTGCTGATCATGCGGTGCAGGGAGTCGTCCAGTGTCTCCGGTGCGGGCGTGTCCGGCAGTGGCGCGAGGAAGTCCGGGAACGCGGCCGGGTGGGCCAGGTCGCGCAGCTCCCGGCCGGGGTGGGCGGTGCGGGCCGCGACGGCGATGAAGACCTCGTGCAGCGGGAGCGGCGCCGGGAGGAGCCGGGTGCGCGCGAGGTCGTCGGGGCCGAGCCAGATGCGGATCATCGGCGTGCCGAGGTCGCCATGCCGACCAGACGCGGCGGCGGGCCGGAAACGTTGTCATGCCTGGCGAGCGCGCGCGACATATAGCATTCTCGATGCGCATTGCCGGGATCGTATTGCGGTCGACGCGCGGCCCGGACGGCGCAGTACGATCAGCGGCGCCGCGGGACAAGGGAGAACTCAAGCCGATGCCGAGTCGCGATTCGGGCCGGGACACCGAGCCCGACATACCTGGTGGACGGCGTACGAACGGTGACGCATCCGAGCCGGTGCGCACCCCTCGTCCCCCGGCTGCGGGCCGGATCGATCACGATTCCACGATAGTGATGCCTCTGATCAAGCCGCGCACCGCCGCACCGGAGGCCGGCACCACCGGGCAGGCCAGCACCACCGGGCAGGCCGGAGCGAACAGCGACGCCGCGCAACAGGCCGATGCATCGGGCGACGCGGCGCAGAAGGGCGACAGCGCGGCCACGCAAGCGCTCCCGGCGATCACACCGAAACCCGGTAACCCGGCGGCGAGCGGAACGGACGCGGCGACGCAGGCGCTTCCGGCGATCACATCGACACCCGGTAACCCCGCAGCGGTGGCCGCCAGCGGAAGTGAGGCGGCGACGCGGACGCTTCCGACGATCACGCGGGGACAGGGCACCGAGGCAGCCACCGCATCGGCACCGAGCGCGGCTCCGAACCCGGAGACCGGGCGAGCGCGGGAGAACCAGCCGGCGCGGGAGGCCGGCGCGGCGGCGCCGGGCAGTGATGACACCGTCATCCTGCCCGCGTTGCGGGGGCGCACCACCGAGCAGGAGCGAGAACGCCCACCCACCGGCCTCCCCCGGCCGGCCGCGGCCCGGCCCGCCGCGGACGCCGCGCCCGGTTCCCCCGCGTCCGACGAGTCACACGCGGCGAACGCGACGGACACCACGAGAGCGCCGAGAACGCCGGCGGTCGCGAGCGTGACGGAGACGCCGCGGCGGCGCGGGCCGTCGCGGGCGATGATCGGGGTCGGGCTCGCCGTGGTGCTGATCGTCGCGGCCGCCTGGTTGCTGGTCAGCCTGCCCGGCGTGCCCGGTGGCGCGGACTGGGCCGGCGGCGGTGACCGCAACTGGCCGCCGGGCGCGCCCGGCGGTACACCGACCAGTGAGCAGCCGCTCAGCGCGCCACCGGCCAGCGCGCCGTTCGCATCCCCGGAGCCCGGCCGGCCCACCGACAACGGCCTGGTGGCGACGCCCCGAAGCCCGGCCGCGGCCGCGGCGGCCAAGCCGGCCGGGACCACACCGGCCGCCGGTACGTCGCCGAGCGACGCGGCCCCGACCACCGGTGCGCCGGTCGCGCCGACGCCGACCGGAAGCCCGCTGAACGGCGGTAACGGCATCGCTCCCGGCCAGGTCGAGGCGGAGTCGTTCGCCTGGCAGTGGGGCGTGACCGCGGCCGCGCTGGACGGCGCCTCCGGCGGCCGCGGCGTCTCCGCGGTGAGCAACGGCGACTGGCTGCGGTTCGACGCGCTGGATCTGGGCGGAGCGCGGACCTTCAAGGTACGCATCGCGAACGGGTCGGGCAGCAGCGGGCGCATCGAGATCCGGTACGACAGCCCGTGGTCGGCGCCGATGGCGTCCGTCTCGGTGGACAACACCGGTGGTTGGTCGCAGTGGCGTACCCGGAGCGTGTCCTGCACGTCCGCCACCGGCAGCCGCACGGTGTACGTCTCGTTCGTCAGCCGCTCCCCCGGCGACTTCGTCTACCTGGACTGGATCTCGTTCTCGTAGCCGGTGGACCGCTGGTGACCGGCGACGGAACCGGCAGGGAGGAGCGCCGGCGACGACCGGGGCCCGCGGGAGCATGCGGCACTCAGCCACGCCGGATGTGGGAATATCTAGGTCTGAAGGGTTTCGAGAAATAGGCCCCAGAAGCTCATAAACGCCCCGCACCGGCCGATGGGACACCGCAGACCCATTCGAGCGGATCGGACCCAGGCGGCGGCGATGGCAGCGCGTGAGGCGAAGGACAGGCACACGGGCACCCGGCGACGGGACGCGGCGCCGGGTGAGGGGCGCTCGGCGGGGCGGCAGCTGACGTTCTACTTCTCGGTGCTGGTGCTGCTGCTGGCGCTGACCGCGGTGGCGCGGGCCGTGGTGATGGAGTACGCGACGCGGCAGATGACCGAGGTCGCGAACCGGTGGGCGCCGGCCGGGGTGACGAATGCGCGGGTGTTGCAGTCGCTGACCGACGTGCAGTCCGGGATCCGCGGCTACCAGCTGACCGGCGACGCCGCGTTCATGGACACCTACTCGTCCGGCACGGCCGGGTTCCTCGCCGCCGTGGACGAGCTGCGCGGCCTGCGCACGTCCGACCCGGATCTCGGCACGCTGCTGGACCGGCAGGAGACGCTCGGCAAGCGGTGGTGGCAGACGTACGCGGAGCCGGTCGCGAACGGCCAGCGGGTCGACCCGGAGGAGGCGGCCACGGCGTTCGCCGCGATCCCGGCCGCGAACGGGGAGACCGGGGCGCGGATCGACATGAACATGACCGCGTCGATGGCGGCCGCGAAGGACCTGATCCAGCTGGTGAACGCGGTCTCCGCGCTGATCACGCTGGTCACCGTCGCGGTCACGGTGTACCTGGCCTATCGCGCGGTCGGCGACATCATCCGGCCGCTGCGCGCGCTCAGCATCACGCTGCGCCGGCTGGAGCGCGGCGACCATCACGAGCGCGCGCCGGTGTTCGGCCCGGCCGAGGTGCAGAACGCGGCGAACGGCGTGAACAAGCTCGCGGTCGAGAACCAGCGGCTGCGGGTACGCCAGGAGCACGAGGGCCACATGCGCGAGGTGGCCCGGACGATCGGCGTGGCGGTCCGTGCGCACCTGGACATCGACACCGTGCTTCAGGAACTGGTCGACAAGCTCGGCCCGGTGATCGGCGCCGACCGGGTGTACGTACAGCTCAGCGGCCTGGCCGGTGGCCTGCGCCTGAAGCAGTGGCACGCGCCCGGCCTGGTGCCGCTGCCGCCGAGCCTGCTCACCCAGGCGCCGGGCCGGATCGACGCGGCCATGTCGGAGCAGGATCCGGACGCGCCGCCCGGCATCCACTTCCGCCAGGGCCGGATCCTGATGGAGATCGGCGGCGACGACGGCGCGAACGGCACGGTCACCATCGCGTTCCCGCGGGAGTACGAGGTACCGGACGGCGAACTGGGCCTGCTCGCGCTGGTCCGCGAGGACATCGACCGGGCGCTGCACCACTCGTCGGTCTACGCGGAGCAGAACCGGCTGCTGGCCGAGGTGAAGGCGCTGGACGAGCACAAGGAGCGGTTCCTGGCCGACGTGACCCGGGAGATCCGCAACCCGCTGAGCAGCATCCAGGGCTACCTGGAACTGATCGACGAGTCACCGGTGGCGCTGCCCGCACCGGCGCAGAAGATGATCGGCGTGATCGACCGCAACGCGCACCGGTTGCGTGCGCTCGTCGACGACATGGTCACGCTCTCCTCGATCCGCCCGCGGATGGCGAAGGCGAACGGCCGCCCGGTCCCGATCGCGGACGTGGTGAACGCGGTCGCGGACGAGTTCCGCCCCCGGTTCGAGTCGCAGGAGGTCACGTTCACGGTCGACTGCCGCGCGGACGAGGCCGAGGTCGGCGGCGACGCGGAACTGCTCGCCCACGCGCTGCGCAACCTGCTCGACAACGCCGCGAAGTTCACCGCCAAGTCCGGCACCGCCACGCTCCGCTGCACGATCCCGCCCCGCAAGGTCGGCGACGCCGGCACGTCCGTACTCACGGTCAGCGACACCGGCATCGGCATCCCGCCGGAGGAGGTCGACCGCGTCTTCGGCGAGTTCTACCGCGCCTCGAACGCGGTCCGCGCGGCCGTCGAGGGCCCCGGCCTGGGCCTGAGCCTGGTCAAGGAGATCATCGAAGCACACACCGGCCGCATCAAGATCACCTCCGACCTCAGCCGGGGCACCCAGGTCACCGCCGAACTCCCCTTGCTCAAAGCCGCGCCGATGACTGCCTGAGGGCAGTCGGT
This genomic interval carries:
- a CDS encoding ATP-binding protein, whose amino-acid sequence is MAAREAKDRHTGTRRRDAAPGEGRSAGRQLTFYFSVLVLLLALTAVARAVVMEYATRQMTEVANRWAPAGVTNARVLQSLTDVQSGIRGYQLTGDAAFMDTYSSGTAGFLAAVDELRGLRTSDPDLGTLLDRQETLGKRWWQTYAEPVANGQRVDPEEAATAFAAIPAANGETGARIDMNMTASMAAAKDLIQLVNAVSALITLVTVAVTVYLAYRAVGDIIRPLRALSITLRRLERGDHHERAPVFGPAEVQNAANGVNKLAVENQRLRVRQEHEGHMREVARTIGVAVRAHLDIDTVLQELVDKLGPVIGADRVYVQLSGLAGGLRLKQWHAPGLVPLPPSLLTQAPGRIDAAMSEQDPDAPPGIHFRQGRILMEIGGDDGANGTVTIAFPREYEVPDGELGLLALVREDIDRALHHSSVYAEQNRLLAEVKALDEHKERFLADVTREIRNPLSSIQGYLELIDESPVALPAPAQKMIGVIDRNAHRLRALVDDMVTLSSIRPRMAKANGRPVPIADVVNAVADEFRPRFESQEVTFTVDCRADEAEVGGDAELLAHALRNLLDNAAKFTAKSGTATLRCTIPPRKVGDAGTSVLTVSDTGIGIPPEEVDRVFGEFYRASNAVRAAVEGPGLGLSLVKEIIEAHTGRIKITSDLSRGTQVTAELPLLKAAPMTA